Proteins encoded in a region of the Streptomyces sp. NBC_00513 genome:
- a CDS encoding acyltransferase → MRKRPDRWSDLADRLHAATPASRDRSIDALRALAILGVVLGHWLVTAMTTANGGLSTTSPLAHMSVLAPVSWVFQTLAVFFLVGGHVAAQGYASARSRGVSYGAWIGQRLRRLFRPVAAVVTLWAITAGGMLLGGVDFDTVRSLVKLVLSPLWFLLVFAALTAATPLVARLGPLWPAAVVAGVDVWRFGFAGPEWIGWVNVAAGWLVPYTLGAAWSRGAFARRTPALLLLVGGALATTALILWGGYPASMVGVPGAEISNLNPPTIAAVAFGVAQCGLALLVRDRLARAMRRPRAWAKVALVNLSAMTVFLWHQTAMMAVTALGLLVAVDVPGLHTVPDSPVWIAARLLWLPVFAAALMVCWAAFRTYEQGKPARGGRVVRVGSDSRDPQPASERETAHA, encoded by the coding sequence ATGCGTAAGCGTCCCGACCGCTGGTCCGATCTCGCGGACCGCCTCCACGCCGCCACCCCGGCCTCCCGGGATCGCTCCATTGACGCCCTGCGCGCCCTCGCCATCCTCGGTGTGGTGCTGGGCCACTGGCTGGTCACCGCTATGACCACGGCCAACGGCGGTCTGAGCACGACAAGCCCGCTGGCCCACATGAGCGTGCTGGCTCCGGTTTCCTGGGTGTTCCAGACCCTGGCCGTCTTCTTCCTGGTCGGCGGTCATGTCGCGGCCCAGGGGTACGCGTCGGCGCGGTCGCGCGGAGTCTCGTACGGGGCGTGGATCGGTCAGCGGCTGCGCCGGTTGTTCCGGCCGGTGGCGGCGGTCGTCACCCTGTGGGCGATCACGGCGGGTGGGATGCTGCTCGGTGGAGTGGACTTCGACACCGTCAGGTCGCTGGTGAAGCTGGTCCTGTCGCCGCTCTGGTTCCTGCTGGTGTTCGCCGCGCTCACCGCCGCGACCCCGCTCGTGGCCCGACTGGGCCCGTTGTGGCCGGCGGCGGTGGTGGCGGGTGTGGATGTCTGGCGGTTCGGCTTCGCGGGTCCCGAGTGGATCGGCTGGGTCAATGTCGCCGCCGGCTGGCTCGTCCCGTACACGCTGGGGGCCGCCTGGTCCCGGGGGGCCTTCGCCCGCCGGACCCCGGCCCTCCTCCTGCTGGTGGGCGGCGCGCTCGCCACCACCGCACTGATCCTCTGGGGCGGGTACCCGGCGTCCATGGTGGGCGTCCCCGGCGCCGAGATCTCGAACCTCAACCCTCCGACCATCGCGGCCGTCGCCTTCGGTGTGGCCCAGTGCGGGTTGGCCCTCCTGGTCCGCGACCGGCTCGCCCGAGCCATGCGGCGGCCCCGGGCCTGGGCGAAGGTGGCGCTGGTGAACCTGTCCGCGATGACCGTCTTCCTCTGGCACCAGACCGCGATGATGGCCGTCACCGCTCTCGGCCTCCTGGTCGCCGTCGATGTGCCGGGTCTGCACACCGTTCCCGACTCCCCCGTCTGGATAGCGGCTCGTCTGCTGTGGCTGCCGGTGTTCGCGGCCGCCCTGATGGTGTGCTGGGCCGCGTTCCGGACGTACGAACAGGGAAAGCCCGCTCGTGGTGGTCGCGTCGTCCGCGTCGGCTCCGACTCCCGGGATCCGCAGCCGGCATCCGAGAGGGAGACCGCCCATGCCTAG